TGGAATCGGGCATCTGACGGCGGGTGAACACGAGCTTGAACGGGGTGCGGTGGACCAGCTTGGCCCGCATCGCGGCGTAACGGTCCTGGCTGGACTGGGCGTTGACTATCTGGATATCGTGCTCGCGGCAGAGGTTGTCGATCTGGCGGACCGCTGGCCCGCCCAGACGGCCGAACTCCATCGGCGCCAGGTGCACTTTCGAGCCTGAAAGGTCATCCCAGAGCCGCGCCTCGCGCCGGCAGCCGAAATAGACCGTGTGCCCGCGCGCGGCCAGGCCGCGCGCCAGGTAATCCATCGAGCGGGTCGCCCCGCCCAGGTCGCCCTGGTAGGTGAGGAACAGAATATTCATGCGGATAAAATATCAGTTCCGGCCTGCCGAGTAAACCCCTGTCGCAGATTCCCGCCTGGAAACGATGCCAGCGCTCCCTGAAAAAATGAATTTATTCCTTGTGCGCCGGGGTGAGCCTCCCTATATTCGTATTACATCTTTAAAAATCGTAACACGATGGATCAAACCAACAAACTGGAGGAGTCGTGCACAGGCATTCGTGGTTCGGGCTGATGCTGCTGGCGGCCTCGGTTGTGGCCGGCCCGGCGGCGGCGGAGATAAATCCGGATACAGTCTACCAGCTCCCGCCCGTGGTGGTGGTGGGCAAGGCGGTGATCGACGAGATTCAGATACGCAAGACCGGTGTGGCGGTCACACGGATCAGCGAGCAGCAGGTGCGCGACCTGGATGCCTTGGACCTGCCCTCTGCGCTGCGCCGGGTGCCGGGCGTGATGATCTCGCGCCACAATCTGGTGGGCAGCTACGGCGGCGGCGAGGGCGGCGCGATCTACATCCGCGGCATGGGAGCGGGCCGTCCCGGCGCCTCGGTGGAGATGCTGGTCGATGGCGTCCCGAAGTTTGTCGGCCTCTGGACACACCCGCTGATGGACGTGCTGAGCGTGGATAATCTGGAGAGCATCGACGTGTTCAAGTCACCCCAGCCGGTTGAGATGGGCAACATGTCGTTCGGCGCGGTCAACCTCCACAGCCGCCGCATGCACAGCGACGGGTTCCGGACCGAACTCAACACCCTCTACGGCTCGCACGACACCTACAACCTGGTGTTCAACCACGGGGGCAAAGAGGGCCGTTTCGACTATTATCTGGGAGCGGCGGCCAAGGGCACGGACGGTCACCGCAAGCAGGCCTATGGTGAGTTGAAAAATTACTGGGGACGGATCGGCTACAACATCTCGGACACCTGGGACGCCTCGCTCATCCTGTCGCACTACGACAACACCGCGGATGACCCGGGTGTGGTCAGTTCGCCGCCTCCGGTGCGGGGACGGTTCAACAACACCGATTTCACCGCCAACCTGACACTGGCCAACCACAGCGAGCGCGCGGACGGTTTCGTGAGGCTGTACGCGGATGACGGCAGCATGAACTGGCAGCAGTGGGACGCCGCCGCGAGCGACCCCTACGACACGAACACAGATTACCTCAACCGCGGACTGCGCGCCCGCCAGAACATCGCCCTGGCCGAGGCCACCCAGCTCACCGTGGGCCTGGACTACGACGCCTACGGCGGCAAGGCCACCGAGCTGCACATGGACAAACCCGCGGCCACCAAGAGCATGCCCTCGAAATATTTCTACAGCACCGC
Above is a genomic segment from bacterium containing:
- a CDS encoding TonB-dependent receptor plug domain-containing protein; the protein is MHRHSWFGLMLLAASVVAGPAAAEINPDTVYQLPPVVVVGKAVIDEIQIRKTGVAVTRISEQQVRDLDALDLPSALRRVPGVMISRHNLVGSYGGGEGGAIYIRGMGAGRPGASVEMLVDGVPKFVGLWTHPLMDVLSVDNLESIDVFKSPQPVEMGNMSFGAVNLHSRRMHSDGFRTELNTLYGSHDTYNLVFNHGGKEGRFDYYLGAAAKGTDGHRKQAYGELKNYWGRIGYNISDTWDASLILSHYDNTADDPGVVSSPPPVRGRFNNTDFTANLTLANHSERADGFVRLYADDGSMNWQQWDAAASDPYDTNTDYLNRGLRARQNIALAEATQLTVGLDYDAYGGKATELHMDKPAATKSMPSKYFYSTALYANLSHSFELRPGLSLTPSAGARYNWHSAYDNEAAPEAGVVLAGDKWQLYGNFARGYNYAGVYAVWFYNVAWNRQGPAYEDLKPERVKHYELGCKVTPRQGLTLDLSLFHDDGEDMISFVSPPPPPPSFGNVGSFKTTGAELSASWSALSRFSLYGGLSVMNSTPSDLPQAPGYMFTLGTNLIVAPRLHLSLDLESVGDRWVANDRFGSVMGKVEAFTTLNTRVDYYLGRAGASFEHSSLFLAVENLTDTDYEFKPGYPMPGATAYFGLSFNR